ACATAGGGAGAGATCAACATGGGACAATTTATTTTGAAGACAGACACTGCGAAGAAAATAATCAATATTGAGCTGGAAGGAACCTTTTCTAACGAGGACGGACTCAAATCTATTCAGGCTTACCAGCAGACCATCAACCCGATTACCCCTGCTGAATATGCGCTGGATATCGACTGCCGCAAGCTGAATGTAACCGCTCCTGATGTTGTGCCGCTGCTTGAAGGCTGCTTCATCATGTTCAAGGCAGACGGCTTCCAGAAAGTAAGTCTTACCCTGGAGAATAACCCGATCCTCAAAATGCAGCTGGCCCGCCTGGGCCGCAAAGCCGGACTTGAGAACCTGGAGATCACTTCAACCGTACAAGCTTAGTTAATCTTTTTTAAACCAAAATCATCTGCTTGAAACTCACGGCTTAGTACACCCAATCCGCTTGACTGTTTATGATGCGAGTTTGCGGAATATATTCGAGGAAGTATAGCCAACAAAACTTTTGGGGGGTCTACACTATGGCTGGGATTCGTATTAAGGACATTGATATCTACCATCCAGGCAAAAGAATCGGCAATGACTTTTTCATTCAGCATTTTGACGACAAAGGTATTGATATCCGTGGACTGCTGGCTACTCTGGGCCGTGAGAACCGCTACAGCATCGACAGCCCGGATGAGAACTCTCTGACAATGGCTTTTGAAGCCGCAAGCAATGTTCTGGAGAAGACCGGTCTAACCGGCCCTGATATTGACCTGATCGCTTATGCAAGCCAGACCCCTGAATATATATTTCCAACGAACTCCTTGATGATTCACCGCCTGATTAACGGCGCTTCGCATACCATCTGTATTGACAGCAATGCCAACTGTGCCGGAATGACCGCTTCGGTTGAACAGGTCAGCCGCCAGATGATGGCGAACCCGAGAATCCGCCGTGCCCTGGTCATCGGCTCCGATTACGTAGCGCCGCATGCGGACAAGAATGATCCAGTGTATTATGCGAACTTCGGTGATGCCGCTGCCGCGCTCATCCTGGAACGCGATGAGCATTCGGTCGGCTTCATAGACTCTATCTATCAGACAGACACCTGTGTGTATGGCAACTCCCTTTTCCCGGCAGAAGGCCTGGCTCAGCTCGGACGCGCCGGTGTTGCTGTAGGAGAGTTCAATGTGAAGTTCATACCGTTCGATGATTCCATCTGTGTGGATGCCGCCTCCGAATCGATTAACACTCTGCTAAGCAACAACGGGATTGCCCCCGAGTCGGTCAAGGCTGCCTGCTTCTCACAGTTGTCTCTTCCGAACATCAAGGCGGTCTCCGGCAAAATAGGCATTGACCCTGAGGCCGCAGTCTACATAGGCGACGAGTTCGGTTATACCTCGACCAGCAGCCCGTTCATTGCCCTTCACAGAGCCGTCACTACAAGGCAGCTTGAACGCGGAGACAAGGTCCTGTTCTGGACCGTAGGTGCCGGATGGCAGAATGTCGCATTTGTAATGGAGTACTAATCTTACCGTTTATCGTGTGAAACATATAATTTCTTATATTTTCAATTAAAAAAACGGCCCGCAGCAGAGTTTCTGCCAGCGGGCCGTTTCTGTTCTATACCACTACTCTGCTCTAACGTCTGCCTCGTGCTTACCCTCATGCTTCTCCCAGCCCATCGTGCGCGACACAGCATCCTGCCAGGCGCCGTATCTGCGTTCCCGCTCCTCCGGCTCCATCTGCGGCGAGAAGACCTTCTCGGCGGTGTTGAAGCTCTCCAGCTGCTCACGGGTCCATACTCCGGAGGTGAGCCCGGCGAGCAGCGCAGCACCAAGTGCCGTAGTCTCCGCATAGGTTGTACGTGTCACTTCGCTGCCCAGAATATCAGCCTGGAACTGCATCAGCAGATTGTTGCGCACCGCACCGCCATCCACTCTTAGCCCGGTGAGCGGCATGCCGGCATCCTTCTGCATGGCGTCGATGACATCACGGGACTGGAAGGCCAGTGATTCCAGCGTCGCCCGTACCAGATGTGCGGAGGTGGTACCCCGCGTCAAGCCGAATATGGCACCCCGCGCATACATATCCCAGTAAGGCGCACCCAGTCCGGTAAAGGCCGGCACCACCACAACCCCTTCACTCTCGTCCACCTCGCTGGCCTTCTCTTCCGAGTCAGCGGGCGCGACGATCAGCCCCAGCCCCTCCTGCAGCCACTGCACTGCCGCTCCAGCCACAAACACACTGCCCTCCAGCGCATAATAGAGCTCATCACCCATGCCCCAGGCTACCGTGGTCAATAGGCCGTGACTGGATGCCACAGCTTCAGTGCCTGTATTCATAAGGATGAAGCAACCTGTTCCATAGGTATTCTTGGCACTGCCGGCTTCCAGACAGGTATGGCCAAAGAGTGCTGCCTGCTGGTCCCCCAGCACCGACCGGATAGGAATCTCCAGACCGAACCACTGCGGGTCACAGACACCGAAGTCTCCGCCCGACATCCTTACCCCCGGCAGTATGGACGGCGGAATACGCAGCGTGTCCATCAGCTCTTCATCCCACTGGCGCTCGTGCAGGTTATACAGCATCGTTCTTGAAGCATTGGTAACGTCTGTAGCGTGTACAGCGCCCCCGGTCAGCTTCCAGATCAGCCAGGTGTCTATCGTTCCCGCCAGGAGCTCTCCCTTGGCTGCCCGGTCTCTTGCTCCCGGCACATGATCCAGAATCCACGCCAGCTTGGTGGCCGAGAAATACGCGTCAATGACCAGCCCCGTCTTGTCCGCAATGACTCCGGCCATCCCGCGTGACTTCAGCTCCTCACATTGGTCTGCCGTCCGGCGGTCCTGCCAGACAATAGCCGGATAGATCGGCACTCCTGTGATTTTATCCCATATAAGTGCCGTCTCCCGCTGGTTGGTAATGCCGATAGCCGTTATGTGATCAGCCGGTACGGAGCTTGCTGCAATGGCATCTCTGGCTGCTGCAAGCTGACTTTCCCAGATCTGCTCCGGGTCATGCTCAACCCAGCCTGGGCGGGGAAAGGATTGCTTGATCTCATACTGCCCTTGTGAGATCATTTCCGCCTCTGCATCAAAGAGAATTGCCCGTGAGCTGGTAGTACCTTGGTCCAAGGATAAGATCATAATGCCCAGCCTCCTGTAAGCCTTAGCTTGAAATATGTTTCACGATGAACAATATTAATGTGGTGATTTCAACAAAAAGCACCTCTGCTCTCAGAGGCGCTGTCATGCATGGTCTTGGTTTACTGTTTTTCGACAGGAAGCCGCAGGGTAAACGTGGTGCCTTCTCCGAGCTTGCTGGAGGCATAAATGCTGCCGTGATGCGATTCGACGATATTCTTCACGATTGCCAGCCCCAGCCCCGTACCGCCCGACTCCCCGCGCAGACGCGCTTTATCGGCTTTGTAGAAGCGTTCGAAGATAAACGGCAGATCCTCGGGATTGATTCCAACCCCCTGGTCTCTGATCGCGATCTCCACCAGACTCCTGCCCTCCAGCACTACTGTACTTGCCAGAATGGAGATTCTCCGGTTAGCCGGGGTGTGGCGGAAGGCATTATCCAGCAGATTGGTCAGCACCTGCTCCAGCTTGTCTTCATCGGCAGCCCCCAGCAGCAGCTCCTGCTCGGGCCGCTTCAGTTCAAGCATAATATCCCGCTCCTTGGCTCTGACGGAGAACTTGCGGTATACCCGCTCCAGCAATTCTCCCACATCTACCTGAGCCTTAAGCATATCTGTATGTCCTGCTTCCATGCGCGCCAGGTCCAGCAGATCCTTCACCAGACGGCCCATACGCAAGGATTCATCATGAATAACCTGAACCAGCTCGCTGCTCTCCTCCGGTGAGGAGGCCATTCCGTCCAGCAGCGCTTCGCTGTAGCCCTGCATCATCGACAGCGGGGTGCGGATCTCATGCGATACATTGGCCACGAAATCACGCCGCATCTTCTCCAGACGTACCTCCTCCGTCACATCACGCAGAACGGCAACGGCTCCGCGCAGATGATCTTCGGAATATAGCGGTGCCATATGCACCGACCATACCCCCTGCCGGACATGAACATTGGAGCGCTGATCGCCCCCATCCTCAAGGGTGCTGAAGAACAATGGACACAGCGGCGGCGGCACCTCACTGGAAGTAGAGGCCTTCGGAACGGTTCCGTTATCTTCTTCCTCCTCCCAGGTAAGATCACTCCAGGTTTCGAGGAGGGTCTGGCCATGCGGATTGGTGAGGATGATCCGTCCTTCGATATCGAAGGTGATCACCGCATCGCTCATGCTCCGCAGGACACTGGATAAATGCCCTTTTTCATTATTCAGACTGCGTATATTCTCTTCCAGCTCTTCCGCCATATGGTTAAACGATGTGGCGAGCTGGCCGATCTCATCGCTCGTGACCAGGGTCAATCTTGTTCCATATTCGCCGCGGCGGATCGCATTCGCTGCTTCAATGACCTGCTGCATCGGTTGTGTGATCTTCGTGAACAGGAACAGGGCAAAGAAGGTGGTCAGCGAAAACCCGATCATGCACGTGTACAAGAACAGGCGCTTGATCGCCCCGGAATTGGTGAAATTACTGTCGATGTACGGCAGCAGAAACAGCCCGAGTGTAATAAGCACGACAGCAACCAGAAAGATGATCGTGATCCACAGCTTACCGACAAGGCTTCTCCAGAAGTTCACTTATTTAGGCACCTCAAGCTTATAGCCTACTCCCCATACCGTTGTAATCATCGCTGCCGATTCCGGGGATACCTTATTCAGTTTTTCACGCAGACGCTTGACATGGGTATCCACGGTACGCAGATCACCGAAGAACTCGTAATTCCATACATCCTTCAGCAGCTCCTCACGCGAGAATACCTTGTCCGGTGAGATGGCCAGATAATGCAGCAGCTCGTATTCCTTGGGCGTCAGACTTACCTCTTGGCCGCCTGCGCTTACGCGGTGTGCATCATGCTCAATAATCAGGAACGGGAACACGATATTGTTGCTTGAATTACTCTCTTTGGACAAAAATGCTGTTGCGGAAGAACGGCGCATGATCGCCTTGACCCGGTAGATCACCTCGCGCGGACTGAACGGCTTGACGACATAATCGTCTGCCCCCATCTCAAAGCCCTGCACCCGGTTGATCTCCTCACCCTTAGCGGTAAGCATCAGGACCGGTGTGGACTTCACCCCTCTGAGCCGGGTCAGCACTTCAATCCCGTCAATACCCGGCAGCATCACATCCAGCAGAATCAGACCGTAGTCATTGGCGGTTGCTTTGCGCAGGGCAATCTCCCCGTCCTCAGCCTCATCAATCTCATAGCCTTCTTTTTCAAGATACATTTTGAGCAGGCGGCGGATGCGTTCTTCGTCATCCACCACCAGAATTCTATTCAAGTGATCAGCCATTTACACAACAACCCCTTCATCAATTACAGTAGAACGTCACCCTGGATCATAAGCGTGCCCGGAGAAGCCCGGGCTTATCAGTCCGTTCCCGCATATGAATGAAGTCCGGCTATAACCAGGTTAACGCCGACCAGGGTAAACATTACGATTAGAAAGCCGAGTACAGCGAGCCAAGCGGATTTGCGCCCCTGCCATCCGCGGGCCAGCCGCAAATGGAGATACGCACTGTAGAACAGCCAGGTGACGAGTGCCCAGACTTCCTTGGGGTCCCATCCCCAGAATCTGCCCCAAGCCACCTCGGCCCATATCATTGCAAAAATCAAAGCCCCAAGTGTGAAAATCGGAAACCCGATGGCGATTGCCCTGTAGGTAATCTCATCCAGGTCATTCTCATCGATTCCATCAAGTACCGGATGAAGGGCCTTCCCCAGCGGCTTACGCACGGCCAGCCGAAGAATACCATACAGGAGCAGTCCGGACAGCAGTGACCAGATCACGGTGTTGAACTTGCGCCCGGCATTGACGCCATTCATCCAGGAAGGTGCTTGAAACAAAGGCTTCTGCAGCCCAAGAAACGGCTGGAAGCTCTCAATTTCGCTATGGTACGGTGCCACAATCGGCGGCATTTTATAACTTACTTTCTCTATTGTACTATCTTCCTGCCCGGAGCTGTCAATCGTAACGTTAGAACGGACAAAAACAGATTCATAGCCCGCGCCGCGGAAGGCAAATACAGATCCAAGAAACCCAATTATAACAATGATCGAGAACAGAGTAAATTCGACCAGCCGCTGCTGCTTGCGGTCACTGCGTTCCTTGCTGTCAAATTTCACTGTCCGCAGCAGATACATCAGTCCGGCGGCAAAGCCTACCGCGAAGAAGGACTCCCCGAGCGCAGCAAGCGTGACATGAATATTCAGATAGATTGATTTCAGTGACGGGATGAGCGGCTGAACCTCCTGCGGAAATACCGCAGCATAGGCCATTACAACAATCGAGATCGGAACCGCAAATACCCCGAGAATCATCTTGCGGTAGATGGCGAAGATCACCGTAAAGGCAACCATTACCATCATCGATAGGAAGGTCATGAACTCATACATATTGCTTACCGGAATATGACCGGCCCCGATCCAGCGGGTAATAAAGTAGGCCAGATGGCAGAGCAGTCCGAGTGAGGAGGTGATAAAAGCAATCCGGCCCCACCGTGCCGTATGCTCCTCCGGCTTCCTGCCTGACCATTTGCGGCCCATAATGGCAATGGTGAACAACATGAAGGCACCGCTGTATAAGAAAAATGCGGCTATAAAGACGTCACTGCTGAAATCGAGCAAGTTCATGCCATGCCTCCTCCGTTGTCCAATGATTTGTCATCGACTGTCATGTCTATCTGCTCCAGAATAGAAACGAGCTCACGGCGGAAGCCGAACCAGTTCTTGTTCGTATGGCCTCCAAGCACCAGCTGTCCGTCCTCAACGATCAGCCAGATGCGTCTGTGCTGCCAATAGAAGCCGAGAATCAGCCCCAGCATGACAATACCCGCACCAATCCAGACGAACGGCATGGCCCGGTCCACACGTATATTGAGATAGGTGGTGGATTCCGAGAAATCCACATCCGTCATACTGCCGACCTCAAGCTCCAGAAACCGTGTGCCGCCTCCAAGCTTGT
This genomic interval from Paenibacillus sp. FSL H8-0332 contains the following:
- a CDS encoding 3-oxoacyl-[acyl-carrier-protein] synthase III C-terminal domain-containing protein; protein product: MAGIRIKDIDIYHPGKRIGNDFFIQHFDDKGIDIRGLLATLGRENRYSIDSPDENSLTMAFEAASNVLEKTGLTGPDIDLIAYASQTPEYIFPTNSLMIHRLINGASHTICIDSNANCAGMTASVEQVSRQMMANPRIRRALVIGSDYVAPHADKNDPVYYANFGDAAAALILERDEHSVGFIDSIYQTDTCVYGNSLFPAEGLAQLGRAGVAVGEFNVKFIPFDDSICVDAASESINTLLSNNGIAPESVKAACFSQLSLPNIKAVSGKIGIDPEAAVYIGDEFGYTSTSSPFIALHRAVTTRQLERGDKVLFWTVGAGWQNVAFVMEY
- a CDS encoding ATP-binding protein codes for the protein MNFWRSLVGKLWITIIFLVAVVLITLGLFLLPYIDSNFTNSGAIKRLFLYTCMIGFSLTTFFALFLFTKITQPMQQVIEAANAIRRGEYGTRLTLVTSDEIGQLATSFNHMAEELEENIRSLNNEKGHLSSVLRSMSDAVITFDIEGRIILTNPHGQTLLETWSDLTWEEEEDNGTVPKASTSSEVPPPLCPLFFSTLEDGGDQRSNVHVRQGVWSVHMAPLYSEDHLRGAVAVLRDVTEEVRLEKMRRDFVANVSHEIRTPLSMMQGYSEALLDGMASSPEESSELVQVIHDESLRMGRLVKDLLDLARMEAGHTDMLKAQVDVGELLERVYRKFSVRAKERDIMLELKRPEQELLLGAADEDKLEQVLTNLLDNAFRHTPANRRISILASTVVLEGRSLVEIAIRDQGVGINPEDLPFIFERFYKADKARLRGESGGTGLGLAIVKNIVESHHGSIYASSKLGEGTTFTLRLPVEKQ
- the glpK gene encoding glycerol kinase GlpK, giving the protein MILSLDQGTTSSRAILFDAEAEMISQGQYEIKQSFPRPGWVEHDPEQIWESQLAAARDAIAASSVPADHITAIGITNQRETALIWDKITGVPIYPAIVWQDRRTADQCEELKSRGMAGVIADKTGLVIDAYFSATKLAWILDHVPGARDRAAKGELLAGTIDTWLIWKLTGGAVHATDVTNASRTMLYNLHERQWDEELMDTLRIPPSILPGVRMSGGDFGVCDPQWFGLEIPIRSVLGDQQAALFGHTCLEAGSAKNTYGTGCFILMNTGTEAVASSHGLLTTVAWGMGDELYYALEGSVFVAGAAVQWLQEGLGLIVAPADSEEKASEVDESEGVVVVPAFTGLGAPYWDMYARGAIFGLTRGTTSAHLVRATLESLAFQSRDVIDAMQKDAGMPLTGLRVDGGAVRNNLLMQFQADILGSEVTRTTYAETTALGAALLAGLTSGVWTREQLESFNTAEKVFSPQMEPEERERRYGAWQDAVSRTMGWEKHEGKHEADVRAE
- a CDS encoding response regulator transcription factor gives rise to the protein MADHLNRILVVDDEERIRRLLKMYLEKEGYEIDEAEDGEIALRKATANDYGLILLDVMLPGIDGIEVLTRLRGVKSTPVLMLTAKGEEINRVQGFEMGADDYVVKPFSPREVIYRVKAIMRRSSATAFLSKESNSSNNIVFPFLIIEHDAHRVSAGGQEVSLTPKEYELLHYLAISPDKVFSREELLKDVWNYEFFGDLRTVDTHVKRLREKLNKVSPESAAMITTVWGVGYKLEVPK
- the ccsA gene encoding cytochrome c biogenesis protein CcsA, with amino-acid sequence MNLLDFSSDVFIAAFFLYSGAFMLFTIAIMGRKWSGRKPEEHTARWGRIAFITSSLGLLCHLAYFITRWIGAGHIPVSNMYEFMTFLSMMVMVAFTVIFAIYRKMILGVFAVPISIVVMAYAAVFPQEVQPLIPSLKSIYLNIHVTLAALGESFFAVGFAAGLMYLLRTVKFDSKERSDRKQQRLVEFTLFSIIVIIGFLGSVFAFRGAGYESVFVRSNVTIDSSGQEDSTIEKVSYKMPPIVAPYHSEIESFQPFLGLQKPLFQAPSWMNGVNAGRKFNTVIWSLLSGLLLYGILRLAVRKPLGKALHPVLDGIDENDLDEITYRAIAIGFPIFTLGALIFAMIWAEVAWGRFWGWDPKEVWALVTWLFYSAYLHLRLARGWQGRKSAWLAVLGFLIVMFTLVGVNLVIAGLHSYAGTD